Proteins from one Telopea speciosissima isolate NSW1024214 ecotype Mountain lineage chromosome 1, Tspe_v1, whole genome shotgun sequence genomic window:
- the LOC122658450 gene encoding probable small nuclear ribonucleoprotein F, with protein MATVPVNPKPFLNNLTGKPVIVKLKWGMEYKGYLVSVDSYMNLQLANTEEYIDGQFTGNLGEILIRCNNVLYLRGVPEDEEIEEADQD; from the exons ACTGTACCAGTGAACCCGAAACCTTTCTTGAACAATTTGACTGGAAAGCCCGTCATTGTGAAGCTTAAATGGGGAATGGAATACAAAG GTTATCTCGTCTCAGTGGATTCATATATGAACTTGCAG CTGGCAAACACTGAAGAATATATTGATGGACAGTTCACAGGAAATCTGGGGGAGATTCTGATCAG ATGTAACAACGTTCTTTATCTTCGTGGTGTACCGGAGGATGAAGAGATCGAAGAGGCTGACCAAGATTGA